A section of the Methanococcus voltae genome encodes:
- a CDS encoding METTL5 family protein, whose product MKKKHLEMVLDNLKAHPNPKVELEQYSTEGNLASELLMFARDDIQDNIIIELGCGTGRFSIGSLLLGAKFAYGVDIDEESTKTANYNLKNMVNILEKFNLKYVLENKNINNVENICIFETMDIKDVSKENILKKLEDLKNNEDINNFELNGNEKIIVIQNPPFGAQTTNKFADRVFLEKALEVADVIYTIHNTPSREFIKKYVSDNNRNITHIFQAYFRIPAIYEFHKKKFVNIPVDIYRIE is encoded by the coding sequence AACCCAAAAGTAGAATTGGAACAATATTCCACAGAGGGAAACCTTGCAAGCGAATTATTAATGTTTGCAAGAGATGATATACAAGACAACATTATTATTGAATTGGGCTGTGGAACTGGTCGATTTTCAATAGGTTCTTTACTACTGGGGGCTAAATTTGCTTATGGGGTTGATATCGACGAAGAATCAACTAAAACGGCAAATTATAATTTGAAAAATATGGTAAATATACTTGAAAAATTTAACTTAAAATATGTACTTGAAAATAAAAATATTAATAATGTTGAAAATATTTGCATTTTTGAAACTATGGATATAAAAGATGTTTCAAAAGAAAATATACTCAAAAAATTGGAAGATTTAAAAAATAATGAGGATATTAATAATTTTGAGTTAAATGGGAATGAAAAAATTATCGTAATTCAAAATCCACCATTCGGAGCTCAGACTACAAATAAATTTGCAGATAGGGTTTTCCTTGAAAAAGCTTTGGAAGTTGCAGACGTTATTTATACAATTCATAATACTCCGTCTCGGGAATTTATAAAAAAGTACGTTTCAGACAATAATCGAAATATTACCCATATTTTCCAGGCATATTTTAGAATTCCTGCAATTTACGAGTTCCATAAGAAAAAATTCGTTAATATACCTGTCGATATATACCGAATTGAATAA